A part of Peromyscus maniculatus bairdii isolate BWxNUB_F1_BW_parent chromosome 10, HU_Pman_BW_mat_3.1, whole genome shotgun sequence genomic DNA contains:
- the C10H2orf74 gene encoding uncharacterized protein C2orf74 homolog: MFGQNEDYRMDEILKTNPMAFETTAITFFIILLICFLCILFLLAVFLYKCFRGKNTDEAGKLPCSDENEGEDCLAANAENKPEDDDKVLLHFVNMDMPMRPGILVQRQSKEATPLGENFEGEEDRNRQTLGAVNAQEATYEDDNAEKSPMHVHRTPSVTESQKRPLKGVTFSKEVIVVDLGNDYPTARSYAREHKERK; the protein is encoded by the exons ATGTTTGGACAAAATGAGGATTACAGGATGGACGAGATTTTGAAAACGAACCCTATGGCCTTTGAGACCACGGCAATCACGTTCTTCATCATCCTTCTcatttgcttcctctgtatcctctttttgCTGGCGGTGTTTTTATATAAATG TTTCAGAGGCAAGAACACTGACGAGGCGGGGAAGCTCCCTTGCTCCGATGAAAACGAAGGGGAAGACTGTCTGGCGGCCAATGCAGAGAACAAACCCGAGGACGACGACAA GGTCCTACTGCACTTTGTAAACATGGACATGCCAATGAGACCTGGTATTCTTGTCCAAAGACAGAGTAAGGAAGCCACGCCCTTAGGAGAGAACTTCGAGGGAGAAGAggacagaaacagacaaacattAGGGGCTGTGAATGCTCAAGAAGCCACCTACGAG GATGATAACGCTGAGAAATCACCCATGCATGTCCACAGAACTCCTTCAGTTACGGAAAGCCAAAAAAGACCTTTAAAAGGAGTGACATTTTCTAAGGAGGTGATTGTTGTGGATCTTGGAAATGACTACCCCACAGCTCGAAGCTATGCTCGAGAACATaaagagaggaagtga